Proteins encoded within one genomic window of Pongo pygmaeus isolate AG05252 chromosome 18, NHGRI_mPonPyg2-v2.0_pri, whole genome shotgun sequence:
- the GNG13 gene encoding guanine nucleotide-binding protein G(I)/G(S)/G(O) subunit gamma-13, translating to MEEWDVPQMKKEVESLKYQLAFQREMASKTIPELLKWIEDGIPKDPFLNPDLMKNNPWVEKGKCAIL from the exons ATGGAGGAATGGGACGTGCCACAGATGAAGAAAGAGGTGGAGAGCCTCAAGTACCAGCTGGCCTTCCAGCGGGAGATGGCGTCCAAGACCATCCCTGA GCTGCTGAAGTGGATCGAGGATGGGATCCCCAAGGACCCCTTCCTGAACCCCGACCTGATGAAGAACAACCCATGGGTGGAAAAGGGCAAATGCGCCATCCTGTGA
- the LOC134738503 gene encoding LOW QUALITY PROTEIN: proline-rich protein 25-like (The sequence of the model RefSeq protein was modified relative to this genomic sequence to represent the inferred CDS: inserted 2 bases in 2 codons), whose protein sequence is MARTDQKPPCRGGCWGQPGHPNTGGAAAHPTSHPMGHRPRMCILLRGDQTTGGQAPSREISLGPWAAGTHFLAISTTTWGRKTPAWISELLNSSGTAQPLANVVCEAQTVPGSGLRPQGAPTTQAASHKGTPSTPNPWGPEQPQNRHMHPKKGVTGGPSPPPPAASRYGQTPGREPRVQAPGLGTCGRPASGRVLSLHLEKEDGKGTRPRIPLTDAAVGGDRTDVPSAIAAGPARRPERHGLPLPLPGSTPAPTVGSGRPGAPVGRSGGGVSARXLSRGGAVLPPGGAGRHLETSAVSAGVAAGIWLLEPGXAAQDAATRRTAPPRRAASLSPQCPRARDPPACPGRIPGATRFGPRSCSLGSPAVLAVTTGWSRRSV, encoded by the exons ATGGCCCGAACTGACCAGAAGCCCCCATGCAGAGGTGGCTGCTGGGGACAGCCAGGTCACCCCAACACGGGTGGGGCAGCTGCACACCCCACTTCCCACCCCATGGGTCACAGGCCTCGAATGTGCATTCTGCTACGTGGAGACCAGACCACAGGTGGCCAAGCTCCGTCTCGGGAAATAAGCCTGGGGCCCTGGGCGGCCGGCACTCACTTCCTGGCTATCTCCACCACCACGTGGGGCAGAAAGACACCGGCCTGGATTTCTGAGCTCCTGAACAGCTCAGGAACAGCGCAGCCGCTCGCAAACGTAGTGTGCGAGGCACAGACTGTTCCAGGGTCTGGCCTGCGCCCACAGGGAGCTCCTACCACACAGGCCGCTTCTCACAAGGGGACACCgtccacccccaacccctgggGCCCAGAGCAGCCCCAGAACAGACACATGCACCCCAAAAAGGGGGTCACTGGG GGCCCCTCGCCGCCGCCTCCTGCCGCCTCCCGATATGGCCAAACACCGGGGCGCGAGCCCCGCGTGCAGGCGCCGGGCCTGGGCACCTGTGGCCGTCCCGCCAGCGGCCGTGTTCTGTCCCTGCATTTAGAGAAGGAGGATGGCAAAGGGACCCGCCCGCGGATCCCTCTTACAG ATGCTGCCGTGGGCGGCGACCGCACGGACGTCCCCTCTGCCATTGCTGCGGGACCGGCAAGGAGGCCGGAGCGACAcggcctccccctccccctccctgggTCCACCCCGGCTCCCACGGTGGGGAGCGGCCGGCCTGGAGCCCCTGTGGGACGGAGTGGAGGTGGAGTGAGTGCCC AGCTCTCACGGGGTGGGGCGGTTCTGCCCCCGGGGGGCGCTGGCCGGCATCTGGAGACGTCTGCGGTCTCGGCTGGTGTTGCCGCAGGCATCTGGCTGCTGGAGCCCG GGGCCGCCCAGGACGCTGCGACCCGCAGGACGGCCCCGCCGCGGAGGGCGGCCAGCCTGAGCCCCCAGTGCCCCAGGGCCCGGGACCCCCCTGCCTGCCCTGGGCGGATCCCCGGGGCCACGCGGTTCGGGCCGCGCTCCTGCTCGCTGGGGTCTCCTGCCGTCCTCGCCGTCACCACTGGGTGGAGCCGCAGGTCCGTGTGA